The following coding sequences are from one Firmicutes bacterium HGW-Firmicutes-1 window:
- a CDS encoding recombinase, producing the protein MMQRHMPMGYKMVNGQIEINEEQAEIVKSIFIDYIKEKSLKAIAKKMTERGILNANKKPNWNHGSVGKILQNVKYQGDELYPRLIDEATFKKAQDLRTATEVKLGRSQQFNAMKNQSIFSGKIKCGECGETYKKYVEHAGKPSEKIKWKCRNYIFQNRVLCRNSFFTEDELKSIFTEATNHLIRQKKRLDKIQPDEPPKMNLELRQTDNRIKELEQDGEFSSPELVELIFKRAELNYEGSKIADHKLNTEKIKEALTGINAMTEFNEELFETIIKQMTVYKETFVKVEFINGITFNISIEYKRKDGKNGSSEKNGSNHTASS; encoded by the coding sequence ATGATGCAGCGGCATATGCCCATGGGATACAAAATGGTAAATGGACAAATAGAAATAAATGAAGAGCAAGCAGAAATAGTTAAATCGATATTCATAGACTATATCAAAGAGAAATCATTGAAAGCCATTGCAAAAAAAATGACAGAGCGAGGTATCCTCAATGCCAATAAGAAACCCAATTGGAATCATGGTTCAGTAGGCAAGATACTACAGAATGTTAAATACCAAGGGGATGAGCTTTACCCACGGCTTATAGATGAGGCGACCTTTAAAAAAGCCCAGGACCTAAGAACCGCTACTGAAGTAAAGCTTGGAAGATCACAGCAATTTAATGCGATGAAAAATCAAAGCATTTTTAGCGGAAAAATCAAATGTGGTGAATGCGGAGAAACCTATAAAAAGTATGTCGAACACGCAGGCAAGCCTTCAGAGAAAATCAAATGGAAATGTAGAAACTATATTTTTCAAAACCGAGTTTTATGCCGAAACAGTTTTTTCACAGAAGATGAGCTGAAGAGCATATTTACAGAAGCTACGAACCATTTGATCAGGCAAAAAAAGAGACTTGATAAGATACAACCAGATGAACCGCCGAAAATGAATCTCGAACTCAGACAGACTGATAATAGAATTAAAGAACTCGAGCAAGACGGTGAATTTTCAAGTCCAGAACTTGTAGAGCTGATTTTTAAAAGAGCTGAGCTTAATTATGAAGGCTCAAAAATTGCGGATCACAAGCTAAATACTGAAAAAATAAAAGAGGCTCTAACAGGTATTAATGCCATGACAGAATTTAATGAGGAACTGTTTGAAACCATTATTAAACAGATGACAGTCTATAAAGAGACATTTGTGAAAGTGGAATTTATAAATGGAATCACTTTCAACATAAGCA